The sequence GCAGCTTTTAGGGATGGGACTGTTCATAATGAAGGAAATGATGTTTTCTGGAGGAAGGATGGAACAAGCTTCCCCGTCGAATATATTAGTACTCCAATAAAAGATGAAAAAGGCAATGTGGTAGGTGCAGTGGTAACGTTCAAGAATATATATGAACGAAAACAGGCGGAAGATCAAATCAAAAAGCTCAACGAGGATTTAGAAATTCGTGTGAAACAGCGTACGAGACAGCTTCAGGCATCCCTTGCGGAGAAAGAGGTTCTTCTTAAGGAAGTCCATCATCGGGTGAAAAACAATCTTCAGGTTATTTCCAGTCTTCTGGGTCTCCAGGCGGAGTCTCTCACGGATAAAAAATCACTTGAAATCTTAAAAGAATATCAAAACAGAATCCACTCCATTGCGCTCATTCATGAGGCCCTGGTGCATTCAAAAGATTTGACGACTATTGATTTGGTTGATTACATTCAAACATTAACGGGGCAACTGTTTCATTCCTTCGGGGTTGATTTAGGAAGGATAACCCTAAGATTAAAAATCAATAAAATACCTTTAAACGTGGATGGGGCCATTCTTTGTGGATTAATCATCAATGAATTGGTTTCCAATTCCTTAAAGTACGCTTTTCCGTCCCGTAATAAAAAGGGGGAAATCCTTGTCAGCCTTAAATATGATGATGGAAACCGAAAAGTGTCTTTGATCGTAAGGGATAATGGGATTGGACTTCCTAAGAAAATAAAAATTGACGATTTTCAATCCCTGGGTTTGCAGATTGTAAGCGCTCTGGTGGAACAATTGGGTGGAGGGATTTCTGTGAAACGGAATAGGGGAACCGAATTTAAAATTGTTTTTCCAAAATCTTAAGAGAGAAGGGAATCGATGAAGGAAAAGACCACGGATAAAACAACGGTTCTGATTGTTGAGGATGAGACGATTGTCGCCAAGCATTTGCAAAAAGCGTTGAAAAAAATTGGCTATCATGTTCCGGTGATTGAGGCATCCGGTGAGGGGGCCTTAAAATCGGCGGAACACCTCCAACCGGATATCGTCTTAATTGATATTCTTTTAAAAGGAAGAATGGATGGGATTGAAGCCGCAAGGCATATCAAGGACCAGCTCAAAATCCCGGTAGTGTTCTTGACGGCCTTTGCGGATGAGACTACCCTTCAAAGAGCAAAACAGACGGGTCCTTATGGATATTTGATTAAACCCTTCCAGGAGAGAGAATTAAATTCCACCATTAAAATTTCGCTCCACCGGCAAAAAATTGAAGTGGAATTGGAGACCCGGAATAAATGGCTTTCTGGGGCATTGAGCAACGTTACCGATGCGGTCATTGCAACCGATAAAAAAGGCCGGGTGATTTTTATGAATCCCCTTGCAGAACAACTGACCGGGGTTAAACAGGAATTAGCCATCGGTAAGGATTTAACCGAGGTTTTGGATATTGCTTATGAAATTCTCCATA comes from Nitrospiria bacterium and encodes:
- a CDS encoding response regulator, with translation MKEKTTDKTTVLIVEDETIVAKHLQKALKKIGYHVPVIEASGEGALKSAEHLQPDIVLIDILLKGRMDGIEAARHIKDQLKIPVVFLTAFADETTLQRAKQTGPYGYLIKPFQERELNSTIKISLHRQKIEVELETRNKWLSGALSNVTDAVIATDKKGRVIFMNPLAEQLTGVKQELAIGKDLTEVLDIAYEILHKETHVEIEKTSSKAFQDGIILNLHNKTILRDKTGKKIPIHANFSPMRGDKGDVYGGVVVFQEETKSNRGRGKAHLPIVEDTFAEFHRPLSLNLGKRVQIDPRSVKAGPVSSLPLTRREIEILCLLSRGMVAKEIADSLNLSNATVRTHIQRILQKLKVHSKLEAVVLAFQKNFIEIPPS